A single region of the Chryseobacterium culicis genome encodes:
- a CDS encoding UvrD-helicase domain-containing protein, producing MKRIKPELWIPVDDMQLEPSALHIAKASENHLVVAGPGAGKTELLAQKACYLLQTNTCPFPYKILAISFKKDAAYNLKERVRERCGDELSKRFDSLTFDSFAKQILDRFKQALPDEYKMENEYEVAVKDAAILDYYKSENIDYANTTGNKEMLALHGGKLPQSSNNFAENIRNKVWQKILKSNPTPLSFPMIMRLAELIINSNPKIKQYLQQTYKYVFLDEFQDTTDMQYELFKSCFLGSESFFTAVGDDKQRIMMWAGARKTVFDDFTKNTRAFRVPLTMNFRCAPRLVHLLNYLTEHLLGKTDFARPSPKWHPDQGECFVWTFENPNVEMEVLFQDVSKWVKNDGLDPRDICILIKQNLESYAGKLIEYFNTNGINARDESKFQDILTKEVCLYIINAFYLIFNRKDFEAKKQVFDFISNIRIEIEDEQLLKLENELMKFIKEARKKYGGANLNDDSIKTLISEIIIFANEDRILAYYPEYRNLKELTTSINNVQDELIKNYAISSNIIAALDMLVGKDTIPVMTIHKSKGLEYHTVIFIGLEDGAFWNFQRQPDEDKCAFFVALSRAKERVVFTFSSIRENGRFGMQPQTYKNIRVLFQELQNSGIVKMTRRKLS from the coding sequence ATGAAACGAATTAAACCAGAATTATGGATACCTGTGGATGATATGCAACTCGAACCGAGTGCTCTTCATATTGCTAAGGCATCTGAAAACCATTTAGTCGTTGCCGGACCGGGAGCGGGGAAAACAGAATTGCTGGCTCAAAAAGCCTGCTACCTTTTACAAACAAATACCTGTCCGTTTCCTTATAAAATTTTAGCTATCAGTTTTAAAAAAGATGCTGCTTATAATTTGAAAGAGCGGGTACGAGAAAGGTGCGGTGATGAGCTTTCAAAAAGATTTGATTCATTAACTTTTGATTCGTTTGCCAAGCAGATTTTAGATAGATTTAAGCAGGCACTGCCAGATGAATATAAAATGGAAAATGAATATGAAGTTGCAGTTAAAGACGCAGCTATTTTGGATTATTATAAATCCGAAAACATTGACTATGCTAATACTACGGGTAATAAAGAAATGTTGGCATTACATGGTGGCAAATTACCACAGAGTAGTAACAATTTTGCAGAAAATATTAGAAATAAAGTATGGCAAAAAATATTAAAATCAAATCCTACTCCATTGTCTTTTCCCATGATAATGAGATTGGCTGAACTCATTATCAATTCAAATCCTAAGATTAAACAATATCTGCAACAAACCTACAAGTATGTTTTCCTTGATGAATTTCAGGATACAACAGATATGCAGTACGAGTTATTTAAAAGTTGCTTTCTGGGAAGTGAAAGTTTTTTTACCGCAGTTGGCGACGACAAACAAAGAATTATGATGTGGGCAGGGGCAAGAAAAACAGTGTTTGACGATTTCACTAAAAATACCAGAGCATTTCGCGTTCCACTTACTATGAATTTTCGTTGTGCCCCTCGATTAGTTCATCTATTAAACTACCTTACTGAACATTTGCTTGGCAAGACAGATTTTGCCAGACCATCGCCTAAATGGCACCCTGATCAGGGTGAGTGTTTTGTTTGGACATTTGAAAATCCTAATGTAGAAATGGAAGTACTCTTCCAAGACGTATCGAAGTGGGTGAAGAATGATGGTTTAGATCCAAGAGATATTTGTATCCTTATTAAACAAAACTTGGAGAGCTATGCGGGTAAACTGATTGAATATTTCAATACTAACGGAATAAATGCCCGGGACGAAAGTAAGTTTCAAGATATTCTTACCAAGGAAGTCTGTCTGTATATAATTAATGCTTTTTATCTAATTTTTAATAGAAAAGATTTTGAAGCAAAAAAACAAGTCTTCGATTTCATAAGTAATATTCGTATTGAAATAGAAGATGAGCAGTTATTAAAACTGGAAAATGAACTAATGAAATTTATAAAGGAGGCAAGGAAAAAATATGGTGGGGCCAACTTGAATGACGATAGCATTAAAACGCTTATTTCCGAAATCATCATATTTGCCAACGAAGACCGTATATTGGCATATTATCCCGAATATCGTAATCTTAAAGAACTCACTACTTCAATTAATAATGTTCAGGATGAATTAATTAAAAACTATGCTATTTCAAGCAATATAATCGCTGCGTTGGACATGCTTGTTGGAAAAGATACAATTCCGGTAATGACAATTCACAAAAGCAAAGGCTTAGAATATCACACCGTAATCTTTATTGGTCTCGAAGACGGAGCTTTTTGGAACTTTCAACGCCAACCTGATGAAGATAAATGTGCATTCTTTGTAGCTCTTTCAAGGGCGAAAGAACGAGTTGTGTTTACATTTAGTAGTATTAGGGAAAATGGTCGTTTTGGTATGCAGCCCCAAACATATAAAAACATAAGAGTTCTTTTTCAAGAACTTCAAAATTCTGGGATAGTAAAGATGACAAGAAGAAAACTTTCATAG
- a CDS encoding TIGR02391 family protein produces MANTRRPMFDAQILEGLCKTIADTNNGLTGSEIEHLLANARINDVDPANTKWRRLFNAFVGWQNSNQCSNAILIFIQQAMMPVRYIGKEELFHDRRLEVNKRLAFIGVELKENGKFTTVEAATTIAEAEQKANRLKHKLESRNTHVEIFNYCKSELLVENYFHAVFEATKSVADRLRKMTGLNTDGSTLADTVFSTNHPLVRINNMLTQTDRSEHLGLCYLIKGIFGMIRNSTAHEPKISFVITEEEALDSLTTISLIHKKLDKAI; encoded by the coding sequence ATGGCAAATACCAGACGCCCAATGTTTGATGCCCAAATTTTGGAGGGTTTATGCAAAACAATTGCAGATACAAATAATGGTTTAACGGGCTCTGAAATTGAGCATTTGTTGGCAAATGCTCGAATTAATGATGTTGATCCTGCAAATACAAAATGGAGGCGGTTGTTTAATGCTTTTGTCGGTTGGCAGAATAGCAATCAATGCTCGAACGCCATTTTAATATTTATACAGCAAGCCATGATGCCTGTCAGATATATTGGGAAAGAAGAATTATTTCACGATCGTAGATTAGAAGTAAATAAACGCCTGGCATTTATCGGGGTGGAATTGAAAGAGAATGGAAAATTTACAACGGTTGAAGCAGCTACCACAATTGCTGAAGCAGAGCAAAAGGCTAACCGTTTAAAACATAAATTGGAAAGCCGTAATACGCATGTTGAAATATTCAACTACTGTAAATCTGAATTACTGGTTGAAAATTATTTTCATGCCGTTTTTGAAGCAACCAAAAGTGTGGCCGACCGATTAAGAAAGATGACAGGGTTAAATACCGATGGCAGTACTTTAGCTGATACTGTTTTTTCAACAAACCATCCGTTGGTACGCATAAACAATATGCTGACACAAACAGATAGGAGTGAACATCTTGGATTATGTTATTTAATCAAAGGAATTTTTGGAATGATAAGAAACTCGACGGCACATGAGCCCAAAATTTCTTTTGTAATTACAGAAGAAGAAGCATTAGACAGTTTGACTACTATTTCTCTTATCCATAAAAAGTTGGATAAGGCAATATAA